In Candidatus Defluviibacterium haderslevense, the following are encoded in one genomic region:
- a CDS encoding ABC-F family ATP-binding cassette domain-containing protein: MIRVQNLVLRFGERAIFNNISFTVTPGEKLAITGRNGSGKSTLLKVLSEAIKPDEGLVEKPKDVKVGYLEQELPTDKGFTVREEIMSSLVEINALHEELKHCEDQLSNPNLEEKKLMYYIELMEDIHHRMDYMNADKIEGEIEKILIGLGFKSTDFERKTHEFSGGWRMRLELAKLLLSRPNVMLLDEPNNHLDILSIQWLEKYLLTYEGSVILISHDLMFVDRIAKRIIEVDRGKLYDFVGSYSAFIDYKKERRDIELSEFKSQQKLIQHKEVLIDKFRAKASKASFAKSLQSELARMDVIEAPDEEQSSIRLRFQPSHPGGRMVIEARELTKSYGDLMVLNNIEFFIERGEKLSFIGQNGQGKSTLVKLISQVEPPTHGVINLGHQVKIGYFAQEHTELMDPNQTILEVIESVSLPSVRPLIRNILGGLAFGGDDVEKRIRVLSGGEKSRVRLASLLVQEHNFLILDEPTHHLDISSKESLKEAIKNYKGTVIVVSHDREFLRGLAEKTCFFADQKVRIFEGDIDYFLEKTNTESLLQSFEKSNNTATVAAVKQSEPAPNIDPEEKKKAAKKSAFLRKTLKG, translated from the coding sequence TTGATTCGAGTACAAAACCTAGTATTAAGATTTGGAGAAAGAGCTATCTTCAATAATATTTCATTTACGGTAACTCCTGGTGAAAAACTTGCCATTACTGGTAGAAATGGATCAGGAAAATCAACTTTGCTTAAAGTGCTTTCCGAAGCCATTAAACCGGATGAAGGGCTTGTAGAAAAACCTAAGGATGTAAAAGTAGGTTATCTTGAACAAGAGCTACCCACTGACAAAGGATTTACAGTTCGTGAAGAAATCATGTCATCTTTGGTAGAAATCAATGCCCTCCATGAGGAACTAAAACATTGCGAAGATCAACTTTCGAATCCAAACTTGGAAGAGAAAAAGTTAATGTACTATATTGAACTCATGGAAGACATCCATCATAGAATGGATTACATGAATGCTGATAAAATCGAAGGTGAAATTGAAAAAATTCTAATTGGCCTTGGTTTTAAAAGTACTGACTTCGAAAGAAAAACACATGAATTCTCTGGTGGCTGGAGAATGCGGCTTGAATTAGCAAAACTATTGTTGTCAAGACCAAATGTAATGTTACTCGATGAGCCAAATAACCATTTGGACATCTTATCCATTCAATGGTTAGAGAAGTATTTATTAACCTATGAAGGTAGTGTCATATTGATTTCTCACGATTTAATGTTTGTAGATCGTATCGCTAAGCGAATCATTGAAGTAGATCGTGGTAAATTGTATGATTTTGTCGGAAGCTATTCCGCTTTCATAGATTACAAAAAAGAAAGACGTGACATTGAACTCAGTGAATTCAAATCACAACAGAAATTAATCCAACACAAAGAAGTCCTTATTGATAAATTTCGTGCTAAGGCGAGCAAAGCAAGTTTCGCTAAATCATTGCAGTCTGAATTGGCCCGTATGGATGTCATAGAAGCACCAGATGAAGAACAATCATCTATAAGGCTTAGATTCCAACCTTCACATCCTGGTGGAAGAATGGTCATAGAAGCTCGCGAATTAACAAAATCGTATGGCGATTTAATGGTATTGAACAATATCGAATTCTTTATTGAGCGCGGGGAGAAATTAAGTTTTATTGGTCAAAATGGTCAAGGTAAAAGTACTTTAGTTAAACTTATAAGTCAGGTTGAACCACCAACACATGGCGTCATTAATTTAGGTCATCAAGTGAAAATTGGATATTTCGCACAAGAACATACCGAATTAATGGATCCAAATCAGACCATACTTGAAGTCATAGAAAGTGTAAGTCTTCCTTCTGTAAGACCATTGATCAGAAATATTCTTGGGGGCCTTGCCTTCGGAGGAGACGATGTTGAAAAACGTATCAGAGTTCTAAGTGGGGGAGAAAAGTCTCGAGTTCGACTTGCTTCACTGTTGGTTCAAGAACATAATTTTTTAATTCTGGATGAGCCCACTCACCATCTGGATATCTCTTCCAAAGAATCATTAAAAGAAGCTATAAAAAACTATAAAGGAACCGTTATAGTTGTTTCCCATGATCGTGAATTTTTAAGAGGCCTGGCTGAAAAAACTTGTTTCTTTGCAGATCAAAAAGTTCGAATATTTGAAGGTGATATCGATTATTTTTTAGAAAAAACGAATACCGAATCGTTATTGCAATCATTTGAAAAATCCAATAACACTGCAACAGTTGCTGCTGTTAAGCAATCAGAACCAGCACCAAATATCGATCCGGAAGAGAAGAAAAAAGCTGCAAAAAAATCGGCATTCTTGAGAAAGACATTGAAAGGTTAG
- a CDS encoding YqgE/AlgH family protein: MSSDQPDQIQIENGSLLVAEPFMLDPNFKRAVVLIVDYSPTDGSIGFILNRSTPLKLSELIEDIDDFDAPVFYGGPVAENTLHFLHNVGSLIEESVKIAPGVYWGGHFESLKFLINQKLIQIENIRFFMGYSGWDSQQLQQEIKEPSWFIDQIDPNYIFKSKPEHLWKEILEKKGDHYSAISQMDGDYIFN; the protein is encoded by the coding sequence ATGAGCTCAGATCAACCAGACCAAATACAAATTGAAAATGGTTCCCTTCTAGTCGCGGAGCCCTTTATGTTAGATCCCAATTTCAAAAGGGCAGTGGTTTTGATCGTAGATTACTCTCCGACTGATGGATCCATTGGATTCATTTTAAACCGGTCTACTCCATTAAAACTAAGTGAATTAATTGAAGATATCGATGATTTTGATGCACCGGTTTTTTATGGTGGTCCGGTAGCTGAGAACACCTTACATTTTCTGCATAATGTTGGGTCATTAATAGAAGAATCCGTGAAAATTGCTCCTGGAGTATACTGGGGTGGACATTTTGAGTCATTGAAATTTTTAATCAATCAAAAATTAATTCAAATAGAAAACATAAGATTTTTCATGGGTTATAGTGGCTGGGACAGCCAACAATTACAACAAGAAATTAAAGAACCTTCATGGTTTATTGATCAAATTGATCCAAATTATATTTTTAAATCCAAGCCTGAACATTTGTGGAAGGAAATCCTTGAAAAAAAAGGAGATCATTACAGCGCCATAAGTCAAATGGATGGCGATTATATTTTTAATTAA
- the fabD gene encoding ACP S-malonyltransferase — translation MKHIAYIFPGQASQFVGMGKDLYIKSDEAAALFEKANEILGFRISDIMIEGTEEELKQTNITQPSVFLHSIIKFKTTSIDQPPFAIAGHSLGEFSALVAAEVLSFEDGLNLVQIRASAMQEACENNPGSMAAIVGLDDAQIEQVCHSITDHVVIPANYNCPGQLVISGSLEGLKIAEQKLIEAGAKRVIVLNVGGAFHSPLMESARVNLEEAISKTTFNTPICPIYQNVDAKPHTHPDMIKMNLIRQLTAPVLWTQTMNHMIQDGTLSFIEVGGNGTVLSGFLKRIDRNFPIISL, via the coding sequence ATGAAACATATAGCTTATATATTCCCAGGTCAGGCTAGTCAATTTGTGGGAATGGGTAAAGACTTGTATATTAAAAGTGATGAAGCAGCAGCGTTATTCGAGAAAGCCAATGAGATTTTAGGCTTTAGAATCAGTGATATCATGATTGAAGGTACTGAAGAAGAACTTAAACAAACAAACATCACACAACCATCAGTATTCCTTCACTCCATCATCAAATTTAAAACTACTTCTATTGACCAACCTCCATTTGCGATAGCTGGTCATTCATTAGGTGAATTTTCGGCATTGGTTGCAGCCGAAGTCTTAAGTTTTGAAGATGGTCTAAACTTAGTACAAATAAGAGCTTCTGCCATGCAAGAGGCTTGTGAAAACAATCCTGGATCTATGGCAGCCATTGTAGGTCTTGATGATGCACAAATAGAACAAGTTTGTCATTCCATTACAGATCATGTGGTCATTCCTGCAAATTATAATTGTCCGGGTCAATTGGTCATTTCAGGAAGTTTGGAAGGATTGAAAATAGCTGAACAAAAATTAATAGAAGCTGGTGCTAAACGAGTGATTGTCTTAAATGTTGGAGGTGCTTTTCATTCACCATTAATGGAATCAGCAAGAGTTAACCTTGAAGAAGCCATTTCAAAAACGACTTTCAATACTCCTATTTGTCCCATTTATCAAAATGTAGATGCCAAACCACACACTCATCCTGACATGATTAAAATGAATTTAATCAGACAACTTACCGCGCCAGTACTTTGGACACAAACCATGAATCATATGATTCAAGATGGAACTTTATCTTTCATCGAGGTTGGTGGAAATGGTACCGTATTATCCGGATTTTTGAAGCGAATTGATCGCAATTTTCCAATAATCAGTTTATGA
- the folE gene encoding GTP cyclohydrolase I FolE: MKENQTLKNEALSSYFELIIKGVGEDSTREGLEKTPLRAAKALEFFTQGYSQDAIEVLNSAIFKEKFNEMVLVKDIELYSLCEHHMLPFFGKAHIAYIPNGKIVGLSKLPRVVDIFARRLQVQERLTHEIINCIQNTLNPYGVAVVIEARHMCMMMRGVQKQNSMTTTSAFTGVFKTFETRNEFLNLIK, translated from the coding sequence ATGAAAGAAAACCAAACATTAAAAAATGAAGCCTTATCTTCTTACTTTGAGTTGATTATCAAAGGAGTAGGCGAGGATTCAACTAGAGAAGGGCTTGAAAAAACACCACTAAGAGCTGCTAAGGCCTTGGAATTTTTTACACAAGGTTATAGCCAGGATGCTATAGAAGTTTTGAATTCCGCCATTTTTAAAGAAAAATTTAATGAAATGGTTTTAGTCAAGGATATTGAGCTCTATTCATTGTGTGAACATCATATGTTACCATTTTTTGGAAAAGCTCACATTGCATATATTCCGAATGGCAAAATCGTTGGACTGAGTAAATTGCCCCGTGTGGTGGACATCTTCGCTCGCCGACTTCAAGTTCAGGAGCGACTTACTCATGAAATCATCAATTGTATCCAAAATACCCTAAATCCTTATGGCGTAGCCGTTGTAATTGAAGCCAGACATATGTGTATGATGATGCGTGGCGTCCAAAAACAAAATAGTATGACTACAACCTCTGCTTTTACCGGAGTTTTTAAGACCTTTGAGACTCGGAATGAATTTTTGAACTTAATCAAGTAG
- a CDS encoding sensor histidine kinase: protein MFKNKKSIELLPTNSISWISAQVLFWLIFISIWLYFSPKEWSYSKDVSWTLINTCFYIVLVNVNLRFLLPWLMQSQSMIIYTSSLLGLGIVLTPIKIWFNTHFCYGDLLCPNWITDAKFHYISMIVLAAISSLVRIPLDWLTVQKEKKELITKNVQTELQFLKNQINPHFLFNTLNNLYALTLKKSDDAPDVVLKLSDMMRYMLYECNEKEVPLEKEIQYIKNYIELEKIRLSKNAEINISIEGECQSTRVAPLLFIPFIENSFKHGIKTSLNNAFIDIQFLITDQEIQFIVKNSKSDHLPGHGHARKVGGIGLVNVKKRLELIYPKTHQLEINSLPDAYEIQLNITTNK from the coding sequence GTGTTTAAGAATAAGAAATCGATTGAATTATTACCAACGAACAGCATTAGCTGGATTTCAGCTCAAGTTCTGTTTTGGTTGATTTTTATTTCCATTTGGTTGTATTTTAGTCCAAAAGAATGGAGCTATTCCAAAGACGTTTCTTGGACCTTAATCAACACTTGTTTTTATATAGTTTTAGTCAATGTCAATCTGAGATTTTTGTTGCCCTGGCTCATGCAAAGTCAATCCATGATTATCTATACGTCTTCATTGTTAGGACTTGGGATTGTGCTTACACCCATAAAAATTTGGTTTAATACACATTTTTGTTACGGGGATCTTTTGTGTCCAAATTGGATTACAGACGCTAAATTCCACTACATCAGTATGATTGTTTTAGCTGCTATTTCATCATTGGTTAGAATTCCTTTGGATTGGTTGACCGTGCAAAAAGAAAAAAAGGAACTCATTACAAAAAATGTACAAACTGAATTGCAATTTTTAAAAAATCAAATCAACCCACATTTTCTGTTTAATACCTTAAATAATTTATATGCACTAACACTAAAAAAATCTGATGATGCTCCCGATGTCGTGTTGAAATTATCTGACATGATGCGATATATGCTATACGAGTGTAATGAAAAGGAAGTGCCATTAGAAAAAGAGATTCAATACATAAAAAATTATATTGAATTAGAGAAAATTCGTTTAAGTAAAAATGCAGAAATCAATATTTCTATAGAAGGCGAATGTCAAAGTACACGAGTAGCTCCATTGTTATTTATTCCATTTATAGAAAATAGTTTTAAACATGGTATTAAAACAAGTTTGAACAATGCTTTTATTGATATTCAATTTTTGATTACAGATCAGGAAATTCAGTTCATCGTTAAAAATTCAAAGTCTGATCACTTGCCCGGGCATGGACATGCCAGAAAAGTAGGAGGAATAGGTTTAGTTAATGTTAAAAAAAGACTTGAACTTATTTATCCAAAAACGCACCAATTAGAGATAAATAGTTTGCCTGATGCTTATGAAATTCAATTAAATATTACAACAAATAAATAA
- a CDS encoding response regulator transcription factor, translating to MIRTIIVDDEPLAIEILEAYIMKMPNMNLIAKCSNALEANEVLRTEDIDLMFLDIEMPMMLGTDFLKSLKDPPQIIFTTAYPEFAVQGFELNALDYLLKPISLDRFIKAVNKVVVRYEPSMSSKEYSKSLDYIFVKADKKLIKINFSEIIYIEGLKDYVLIHTDQSRIITLQTMKSLEEKLPVELFIRAHRSYIVNLNRIKAIIGNTIEVLEKDQIKQLPIGKNYKDEIEVMIEKKRI from the coding sequence ATGATCCGAACCATTATTGTTGATGATGAACCCTTGGCGATCGAAATTCTAGAGGCTTATATCATGAAAATGCCCAATATGAATTTGATAGCCAAATGTTCAAATGCACTAGAGGCAAATGAAGTACTGAGAACTGAAGATATAGATCTCATGTTTTTGGATATTGAAATGCCCATGATGCTTGGAACTGATTTCTTAAAATCGCTTAAGGATCCTCCACAAATCATTTTCACTACTGCATATCCAGAATTTGCTGTTCAGGGGTTTGAACTTAATGCTTTGGATTATTTATTGAAACCCATTTCATTGGATCGATTTATTAAAGCCGTGAATAAAGTTGTTGTTAGATATGAACCTTCCATGTCTTCAAAGGAATATTCAAAATCACTGGATTATATTTTTGTAAAAGCAGATAAGAAACTCATTAAAATTAATTTTTCTGAAATTATTTACATTGAAGGCTTGAAAGATTATGTGCTAATTCATACGGATCAAAGTAGAATCATAACGCTTCAAACCATGAAAAGTCTTGAAGAAAAATTACCTGTGGAGCTTTTTATCAGAGCTCATCGGTCCTATATTGTAAATCTGAATCGCATTAAAGCCATCATAGGTAATACCATAGAAGTCTTGGAAAAAGACCAAATTAAACAATTGCCAATTGGTAAAAATTACAAAGATGAAATCGAGGTAATGATTGAAAAGAAAAGAATTTAA
- a CDS encoding anion permease: MSNIAQVIVMAPILASLAIALQIPPIILGIPMTLAASCAGMLPMGTPPNAIAYSSGLIPLKSMLRAGLVLNLFSIVIISLFSYFIMDFIFLK; this comes from the coding sequence ATGAGCAATATCGCTCAGGTCATTGTAATGGCGCCCATCTTAGCATCATTAGCCATAGCATTACAAATTCCTCCCATTATACTGGGAATTCCAATGACTCTTGCAGCCAGTTGCGCAGGGATGTTGCCTATGGGGACACCACCAAATGCGATAGCCTATTCAAGTGGCTTGATCCCATTAAAATCAATGCTCCGTGCTGGATTAGTTTTAAATTTGTTTAGTATTGTAATCATAAGTCTATTCAGCTATTTTATTATGGACTTTATTTTTTTAAAGTAA
- a CDS encoding anion permease: MLILIALYLAFTKWLFPNDIKANAKTDSFISSKLLDLGPWTKAEKRVFIVFICTATLWMTKDLIVNLLSIPINDTIIAIMGAFALFCLPSGMKPNTNSEINVDEEENVNHFNNILNWKDTSKMAWGILLMFGGGLALAKAMENAGVMKMIGEGISNYAPDNRFLLIMLVATVSIF, encoded by the coding sequence GTGCTTATTTTAATAGCACTTTATCTTGCCTTTACCAAATGGCTATTTCCAAATGATATTAAAGCAAATGCCAAAACAGATTCATTTATAAGCTCGAAATTATTGGATTTAGGTCCATGGACAAAAGCTGAAAAGAGAGTTTTTATTGTTTTTATATGTACCGCAACATTATGGATGACTAAAGATTTAATCGTAAATCTTTTATCCATTCCGATTAATGATACAATAATTGCAATTATGGGGGCATTTGCATTATTTTGTTTACCGTCAGGAATGAAACCAAATACAAATTCAGAAATTAATGTAGATGAAGAAGAAAATGTAAATCATTTTAATAATATTCTGAACTGGAAAGATACTAGTAAAATGGCCTGGGGGATCTTGCTTATGTTCGGTGGAGGATTGGCATTAGCTAAAGCCATGGAGAACGCTGGTGTAATGAAAATGATAGGAGAGGGTATATCCAATTATGCGCCAGACAACCGATTCCTACTTATCATGTTGGTTGCTACGGTTTCGATCTTTTAA
- a CDS encoding anion permease, with the protein MNTANKYYLSTLGILLLLLIFYFINPLNLEIKALKVIVVGLFMISLWILEWIPMPVVALIPLFVFPIWNIESIQDISKHYADPIIFLFMGGFFLALAIEKWNLHQRIALNILKKTGGNGNQILLGFMISTFVISMWISNTATTMMMFPIALSVLKVMSRNYDKSTLGNFSTAILLSIAYASNIGGLSTIIGTPPNTAYVGFMADHMNINISFFQWFLFLFSFSCAYFNSTLSCLYQMAISK; encoded by the coding sequence ATGAATACTGCGAACAAGTACTATTTATCAACACTAGGAATACTCCTATTACTTCTGATATTTTATTTCATAAATCCTTTAAACCTTGAAATAAAAGCATTAAAAGTAATTGTAGTTGGGCTCTTCATGATTAGCTTATGGATTTTGGAATGGATTCCAATGCCTGTGGTTGCATTAATTCCATTATTTGTTTTTCCAATTTGGAATATTGAAAGTATTCAAGATATTTCAAAACACTATGCAGATCCCATTATATTTTTATTCATGGGCGGATTTTTTCTGGCCTTAGCCATTGAAAAATGGAATCTACACCAAAGAATTGCATTGAATATTCTAAAAAAAACAGGAGGCAATGGAAATCAAATCTTGTTAGGTTTTATGATTTCCACTTTTGTAATAAGTATGTGGATTAGTAATACTGCTACAACAATGATGATGTTCCCCATTGCATTATCAGTACTAAAAGTGATGAGTAGAAATTATGATAAATCAACACTAGGTAATTTCTCAACAGCCATCTTGTTGAGTATTGCATATGCTTCGAATATAGGTGGCCTTTCTACAATTATTGGAACTCCTCCAAATACAGCCTATGTGGGATTTATGGCTGATCATATGAATATTAATATTTCATTTTTCCAATGGTTTCTTTTTTTGTTTTCCTTTAGCTGTGCTTATTTTAATAGCACTTTATCTTGCCTTTACCAAATGGCTATTTCCAAATGA
- a CDS encoding DUF1501 domain-containing protein: MKRRSFIQSVPIAIGGMTVNAYANSPLLSVLNSSLEETDRILLIVQMIGGNDGLNTVIPLDQYSALSKSTVRQNILIPEDKVLKLKGTNNATGLHPSLNRLYDLFNNNKLSIIQSVGYPKFSYSHFRATDIWMTGADTNEYLNSGWAGRYLANEFPNYPVGFPNPSIPDPLAIRIGGNVVLALQNQGVPMGISIFNTNDPFNLTNSILSDPTPNNYLGKELAYVREVQRQTDKFGDAVQAAGFKGKNASSIYPKLSTDPGYALGNQLAIIARLIHGGIKTRIFFVHTDGFDTHSGQVSSSDHTIGTHANLLKGVSDAIGAFMDDAKLLGFEDRIAGMTFSEFGRRIISNASGGTDHGAAQPIFLFGGKVVPGVVGSNPIIDPNSNVNSNLPMQYDFRSVYASILADWFCVQQPDLDQIQLRNYQRLPVFDPGNCIPTSIHEEHRKLGENLVYAYPNPFVQSTKIKFETKGGHTLVQIINNSGSVIKTLIDQNLDAENMMWIVILKIHHLEFIMFGYKTWYCNK, encoded by the coding sequence ATGAAAAGAAGATCTTTTATCCAATCCGTACCCATTGCTATTGGAGGAATGACTGTGAATGCATATGCCAACAGTCCATTGTTGTCTGTCTTAAATTCATCATTAGAAGAAACTGATCGGATTTTGTTAATTGTACAAATGATTGGAGGGAATGATGGTCTTAATACTGTAATTCCACTAGATCAATATAGTGCTTTGTCAAAATCAACAGTCCGTCAAAATATATTAATACCTGAAGATAAAGTTCTTAAATTAAAAGGAACCAATAATGCTACTGGATTGCATCCTTCTTTAAACCGATTATACGATTTGTTTAACAACAACAAATTAAGCATCATACAAAGTGTGGGCTATCCTAAATTTAGTTATTCCCATTTCAGAGCCACAGATATTTGGATGACTGGAGCTGATACGAATGAATATTTAAATTCGGGTTGGGCTGGAAGATACTTAGCTAATGAATTTCCTAATTATCCCGTTGGATTTCCAAATCCCTCAATTCCTGATCCATTAGCTATAAGAATAGGAGGCAATGTCGTATTAGCATTACAAAATCAAGGAGTCCCAATGGGAATATCAATATTCAATACCAATGACCCTTTTAATCTTACAAACAGCATACTTTCAGATCCAACACCAAATAACTATTTAGGAAAAGAACTAGCTTATGTAAGAGAAGTACAGCGCCAAACAGACAAATTTGGAGACGCCGTACAAGCGGCAGGATTTAAAGGTAAAAATGCATCTTCTATATATCCAAAATTATCTACAGATCCAGGATACGCTCTTGGAAATCAATTAGCCATAATCGCTCGATTAATTCATGGTGGTATTAAGACTAGAATTTTCTTTGTACACACAGATGGTTTTGATACACATTCTGGACAAGTGAGTTCTTCTGATCATACCATAGGTACACATGCGAATTTATTAAAAGGTGTTTCTGATGCTATTGGTGCATTTATGGACGATGCCAAATTATTGGGATTTGAAGATAGAATAGCTGGAATGACATTTTCAGAATTCGGAAGAAGAATCATTTCCAATGCTTCTGGAGGAACAGATCATGGTGCTGCACAACCGATTTTCTTATTTGGAGGTAAAGTTGTACCCGGAGTTGTTGGATCGAACCCAATCATAGACCCAAATTCTAATGTCAATTCTAATTTGCCTATGCAATATGATTTTCGTTCTGTTTATGCATCCATTTTAGCTGATTGGTTTTGTGTGCAGCAACCCGATTTGGATCAAATACAATTACGAAATTATCAACGATTGCCTGTTTTTGATCCTGGTAATTGCATACCGACATCTATACACGAAGAACACAGAAAGTTAGGTGAAAATTTAGTGTATGCTTATCCCAATCCATTTGTTCAATCTACTAAAATCAAATTTGAAACAAAAGGTGGACATACTTTAGTACAAATAATAAATAACAGTGGTTCCGTAATTAAGACATTAATTGATCAGAATCTTGATGCGGAAAATATGATGTGGATTGTAATCTTGAAGATTCACCATCTGGAATTTATTATGTTCGGCTACAAAACATGGTATTGCAACAAGTGA
- a CDS encoding DUF1800 family protein produces the protein MIFATDEVSKYVCRRLWNYFGYYDITPEIEAELIEPLAEIFRQNVNDPDQMRYVIHALFSSEVFFKNEHKGCMVKSPIEFTVGMIRQLDYPTPKSIQLEAQYYFWNIIRTHIFNQGQDINDPPNVAGWPAYYQSPSFHEIWIDTSTYPIRLGSISAISRSNFALPKTNTYDGANSPSYGYITKMDYINKEFIADPNTTDPVSRKVPSMLQDLIQYLMSSAEFQLC, from the coding sequence ATGATTTTTGCTACTGATGAAGTATCCAAATATGTTTGTCGAAGATTATGGAACTATTTTGGATATTACGACATCACACCTGAAATTGAAGCTGAACTTATCGAACCACTAGCAGAAATCTTTAGACAAAATGTCAATGATCCAGATCAAATGCGGTATGTCATTCACGCCCTTTTTAGTTCAGAAGTATTCTTTAAAAATGAGCACAAAGGTTGCATGGTTAAAAGTCCTATAGAGTTTACAGTCGGCATGATCAGACAACTGGATTATCCAACACCTAAATCCATCCAATTAGAGGCACAATATTATTTTTGGAATATCATTCGTACTCATATTTTCAATCAAGGCCAAGATATTAATGACCCACCAAATGTTGCAGGATGGCCGGCCTATTATCAATCACCATCGTTTCATGAAATATGGATAGATACATCAACTTATCCAATTCGGTTAGGATCCATATCTGCCATATCAAGATCTAATTTTGCATTACCAAAAACAAATACTTACGATGGTGCTAATAGTCCATCTTATGGATACATTACCAAAATGGATTATATTAATAAGGAATTTATAGCTGATCCGAATACAACGGATCCGGTATCCAGAAAGGTGCCTTCCATGCTTCAAGACTTAATACAATATTTAATGAGTTCTGCAGAATTTCAATTATGTTAA
- a CDS encoding DUF1800 family protein, whose product MFYQTLLVTEDATLENAHMMYATQSLYRKYAFGNYKQLVKDITLDPGMLRYLNGEKNTKAAPDENFARELQELFCVGKGQGSGYTEEDVKSAARVLTGWYVIERGNVNGVQMNILPKKGI is encoded by the coding sequence ATGTTCTATCAAACCCTGTTGGTAACGGAAGATGCAACTCTTGAAAATGCACATATGATGTATGCTACTCAATCGCTCTACAGAAAATATGCATTCGGAAATTACAAACAACTCGTAAAAGATATTACGCTTGATCCCGGTATGCTCCGATATTTAAATGGTGAAAAAAATACTAAAGCTGCACCAGATGAAAATTTTGCTAGAGAATTACAAGAACTTTTTTGTGTTGGCAAGGGCCAAGGTTCTGGATATACGGAGGAAGATGTCAAATCAGCAGCAAGAGTATTGACAGGTTGGTATGTTATTGAACGAGGAAATGTCAATGGTGTCCAAATGAATATTTTACCTAAAAAAGGCATTTAA
- a CDS encoding T9SS type A sorting domain-containing protein — MEILYFCYTDGKIWKYESSTTTSIHHQTIENNIKIFPNPASTKLYFDNPFDHKVISIYNSNASLAQVSTINNQQIDISTLSNGLFYFKINSENKIWVGKFIKQNL, encoded by the coding sequence ATGGAAATACTGTATTTTTGCTACACTGATGGAAAAATTTGGAAATATGAATCTTCTACAACAACGTCTATTCACCATCAAACAATAGAAAATAATATCAAAATATTCCCAAATCCTGCCAGTACAAAATTATACTTTGATAACCCATTCGATCACAAAGTGATTTCGATTTACAATTCTAATGCTAGTTTGGCACAAGTGTCGACTATTAACAATCAACAAATAGATATCAGTACTTTGTCAAATGGTTTATTTTATTTTAAAATCAATAGTGAAAATAAAATATGGGTTGGCAAATTTATAAAACAGAATTTATAA